A genomic region of Phragmites australis chromosome 2, lpPhrAust1.1, whole genome shotgun sequence contains the following coding sequences:
- the LOC133899736 gene encoding uncharacterized protein LOC133899736 isoform X3 codes for MTWYPLPQSGSTLSTGDEFFENQSTGWSLWSFSISDDQNTAYVCSDKHENGAAQCSTGRSEEQSEGQAPLELEFTQRTEDIFLSQFSDEEMRKLDVPFEALDMFPDSMHNLLSYENMLSGVLTGSECQETKLDQNGIDTMDTCGFPLFSHDLQNDLRNADGGISSRVKTLNGSEIPADPPSRDKAGVSMTKRSRSVTDTESTPGFEVLVLEELEDVVFQLTKKTRICVRDAFYRLAESSKPKCTADDGATESGSSRQSFQHPQSSVSRVSAPGGCPERETNAIDRTVADLTLKLPCSAPQCHENCCADDSAAEAQSTSSWITRA; via the exons ATGACGTGGTATCCCTTGCCGCAAAGTGGGAGCACATTGTCAACCGGTGATGAATTCTTTGAGAATCAAAGCACCGGCTGGTCTCTATGGAGTTTCAGCATATCTGATGATCAGAACACAGCCTACGTGTGTTCAGACAAGCATGAAAATGGCGCCGCGCAGTGTAGCACAGGGCGGTCAGAAGAACAATCTGAGGGTCAAGCACCATTGGAGCTGGAGTTCACACAACGAACAGAAGACATTTTCTT GAGTCAGTTTTCAGATGAGGAAATGAGGAAGTTGGATGTGCCGTTTGAAGCGCTGGACATGTTCCCGGACTCCATGCACAACCTCTTGTCGTATGAGAACATGCTGAGTGGGGTGCTAACTGGTTCAGAGTGTCAGGAAACAAAGCTGGATCAAAATGGAATTGACACCATGGATACTTGCGGCTTCCCTTTGTTCAGCCATGACTTGCAAAACGATTTGAGGAACGCAGATGGCGGCATCTCATCGCGTGTGAAGACTCTAAATGGCTCGGAGATACCAGCAGATCCCCCATCTAGGGACAAG GCTGGGGTGAGCATGACAAAAAGGAGCAGATCAGTCACCGATACAGAGAGCACCCCAGGCTTTGAAGTGTTGGTGCTTGAGGAACTTGAAGATGTAGTGTTTCAG CTGACCAAGAAGACACGGATATGCGTCCGGGACGCCTTCTACAGGCTAGCTGAGAGCTCAAAACCCAAGTGCACGGCTGACGATGGCGCAACCGAATCAGGCTCAAGCAGGCAAAGTTTCCAGCATCCACAGAGCAGTGTCTCCAG GGTCTCAGCGCCAGGAGGCTGTCCAGAACGGGAGACGAACGCTATCGACAGGACAGTGGCGGACCTCACGCTGAAGCTGCCGTGCTCTGCTCCTCAGTGCCATGAAAACTGCTGTGCCGATGATTCAGCGGCGGAGGCGCAGTCCACGTCCAGCTGGATCACCCGGGCGTAG
- the LOC133899736 gene encoding uncharacterized protein LOC133899736 isoform X2, giving the protein MSSMTWYPLPQSGSTLSTGDEFFENQSTGWSLWSFSISDDQNTAYVCSDKHENGAAQCSTGRSEEQSEGQAPLELEFTQRTEDIFLSQFSDEEMRKLDVPFEALDMFPDSMHNLLSYENMLSGVLTGSECQETKLDQNGIDTMDTCGFPLFSHDLQNDLRNADGGISSRVKTLNGSEIPADPPSRDKAGVSMTKRSRSVTDTESTPGFEVLVLEELEDVVFQLTKKTRICVRDAFYRLAESSKPKCTADDGATESGSSRQSFQHPQSSVSRVSAPGGCPERETNAIDRTVADLTLKLPCSAPQCHENCCADDSAAEAQSTSSWITRA; this is encoded by the exons ATGAGTAGCATGACGTGGTATCCCTTGCCGCAAAGTGGGAGCACATTGTCAACCGGTGATGAATTCTTTGAGAATCAAAGCACCGGCTGGTCTCTATGGAGTTTCAGCATATCTGATGATCAGAACACAGCCTACGTGTGTTCAGACAAGCATGAAAATGGCGCCGCGCAGTGTAGCACAGGGCGGTCAGAAGAACAATCTGAGGGTCAAGCACCATTGGAGCTGGAGTTCACACAACGAACAGAAGACATTTTCTT GAGTCAGTTTTCAGATGAGGAAATGAGGAAGTTGGATGTGCCGTTTGAAGCGCTGGACATGTTCCCGGACTCCATGCACAACCTCTTGTCGTATGAGAACATGCTGAGTGGGGTGCTAACTGGTTCAGAGTGTCAGGAAACAAAGCTGGATCAAAATGGAATTGACACCATGGATACTTGCGGCTTCCCTTTGTTCAGCCATGACTTGCAAAACGATTTGAGGAACGCAGATGGCGGCATCTCATCGCGTGTGAAGACTCTAAATGGCTCGGAGATACCAGCAGATCCCCCATCTAGGGACAAG GCTGGGGTGAGCATGACAAAAAGGAGCAGATCAGTCACCGATACAGAGAGCACCCCAGGCTTTGAAGTGTTGGTGCTTGAGGAACTTGAAGATGTAGTGTTTCAG CTGACCAAGAAGACACGGATATGCGTCCGGGACGCCTTCTACAGGCTAGCTGAGAGCTCAAAACCCAAGTGCACGGCTGACGATGGCGCAACCGAATCAGGCTCAAGCAGGCAAAGTTTCCAGCATCCACAGAGCAGTGTCTCCAG GGTCTCAGCGCCAGGAGGCTGTCCAGAACGGGAGACGAACGCTATCGACAGGACAGTGGCGGACCTCACGCTGAAGCTGCCGTGCTCTGCTCCTCAGTGCCATGAAAACTGCTGTGCCGATGATTCAGCGGCGGAGGCGCAGTCCACGTCCAGCTGGATCACCCGGGCGTAG
- the LOC133899736 gene encoding uncharacterized protein LOC133899736 isoform X1 → MLSLDFLFNSCMTWYPLPQSGSTLSTGDEFFENQSTGWSLWSFSISDDQNTAYVCSDKHENGAAQCSTGRSEEQSEGQAPLELEFTQRTEDIFLSQFSDEEMRKLDVPFEALDMFPDSMHNLLSYENMLSGVLTGSECQETKLDQNGIDTMDTCGFPLFSHDLQNDLRNADGGISSRVKTLNGSEIPADPPSRDKAGVSMTKRSRSVTDTESTPGFEVLVLEELEDVVFQLTKKTRICVRDAFYRLAESSKPKCTADDGATESGSSRQSFQHPQSSVSRVSAPGGCPERETNAIDRTVADLTLKLPCSAPQCHENCCADDSAAEAQSTSSWITRA, encoded by the exons ATGCTCTCGCTGGATTTTCTGTTTAATTCCTG CATGACGTGGTATCCCTTGCCGCAAAGTGGGAGCACATTGTCAACCGGTGATGAATTCTTTGAGAATCAAAGCACCGGCTGGTCTCTATGGAGTTTCAGCATATCTGATGATCAGAACACAGCCTACGTGTGTTCAGACAAGCATGAAAATGGCGCCGCGCAGTGTAGCACAGGGCGGTCAGAAGAACAATCTGAGGGTCAAGCACCATTGGAGCTGGAGTTCACACAACGAACAGAAGACATTTTCTT GAGTCAGTTTTCAGATGAGGAAATGAGGAAGTTGGATGTGCCGTTTGAAGCGCTGGACATGTTCCCGGACTCCATGCACAACCTCTTGTCGTATGAGAACATGCTGAGTGGGGTGCTAACTGGTTCAGAGTGTCAGGAAACAAAGCTGGATCAAAATGGAATTGACACCATGGATACTTGCGGCTTCCCTTTGTTCAGCCATGACTTGCAAAACGATTTGAGGAACGCAGATGGCGGCATCTCATCGCGTGTGAAGACTCTAAATGGCTCGGAGATACCAGCAGATCCCCCATCTAGGGACAAG GCTGGGGTGAGCATGACAAAAAGGAGCAGATCAGTCACCGATACAGAGAGCACCCCAGGCTTTGAAGTGTTGGTGCTTGAGGAACTTGAAGATGTAGTGTTTCAG CTGACCAAGAAGACACGGATATGCGTCCGGGACGCCTTCTACAGGCTAGCTGAGAGCTCAAAACCCAAGTGCACGGCTGACGATGGCGCAACCGAATCAGGCTCAAGCAGGCAAAGTTTCCAGCATCCACAGAGCAGTGTCTCCAG GGTCTCAGCGCCAGGAGGCTGTCCAGAACGGGAGACGAACGCTATCGACAGGACAGTGGCGGACCTCACGCTGAAGCTGCCGTGCTCTGCTCCTCAGTGCCATGAAAACTGCTGTGCCGATGATTCAGCGGCGGAGGCGCAGTCCACGTCCAGCTGGATCACCCGGGCGTAG
- the LOC133909859 gene encoding cyclin-B1-3-like produces the protein MASKRQAGPRGAVPAQEQKKGDAARLVRRPMATVPQETARSRRALVDVGNLINGRPALANRQKPVVVAAEKCGKVVPPLAARSRRALIDVGNLINGRPALANHQKPVVAAADKRGKAVKLKESNKLKPEVIVISSDSENEKKASGGQRVARRAPIHTLTSILTKCSRASDGVISSPKKMQAYDIDAPDARNELAVVEYVDDIYTFYKSTESTSLPLRSYMNSQTEINERMRAILIDWIIDVQHRLILMPETLYLTVYIIDQYLSMESVPKKELQLVGVSAMLIACKYEEIWAPLVKDLLCISDNAFSREQMLTKEKDILNKLHWNLTVPTMYMFIVRYLKAAMGGKELENMAFFYTELALVQYSMLVYSPSVTAAAAVYAARCTLDMNPLWSDILEYHTGLAEPQLLDCARRLMSLHSTAPESKQKAVYRKYSNPKLGAVSLHSPTKRLLGA, from the exons ATGGCGTCCAAGAGGCAGGCGGGTCCCAGGGGCGCTGTTCCTGCTCAGGAACAGAAGAAGGGTG ATGCGGCGAGGCTCGTCAGGAGGCCAATGGCCACAGTTCCTCAGGAAACAGCAAGAAGCCGCAGGGCTCTTGTCGATGTCGGCAATCTCATCAATGGCCGGCCTGCTCTTGCAAACCGTCAGAAGCCAGTGGTTGTAGCAGCTGAAAAATGTGGGAAAGTGGTCCCTCCGCTAGCAGCAAGGAGCCGTCGAGCTCTTATCGACGTCGGCAATCTCATCAATGGCCGGCCTGCTCTTGCTAATCACCAGAAGCCAGTGGTTGCTGCAGCTGACAAGCGTGGGAAAGCAGTCAAGCTGAAGGAGAGCAACAAATTGAAGCCTGAAGTAATCGTGATAAGTTCAGATTCTGAGAATGAGAAGAAAGCCTCAGGGGGTCAGAGAGTCGCTAGGAGGGCACCGATCCATACTCTTACATCAATCCTGACAAAGTGCAGCAGG GCTTCTGATGGGGTGATCTCCAGTCCCAAGAAGATGCAGGCTTATGACATTGATGCGCCTGATGCTCGCAATGAGCTAGCAGTAGTTGAATATGTCGACGACATCTACACTTTCTACAAGAGCACTGAG AGTACCTCCCTACCTCTCAGAAGCTATATGAACTCACAGACTGAGATCAATGAGAGAATGAGAGCTATCCTTATTGACTGGATAATTGATGTGCAACACAGGCTTATACTAATGCCAGAGACACTTTATTTGACTGTCTACATAATCGATCAGTACCTATCCATGGAGAGTGTGCCGAAAAAGGAGCTGCAGCTCGTCGGTGTAAGTGCCATGCTCATAGCATGCAAGTATGAGGAAATATGGGCTCCCCTG GTTAAGGATTTGCTGTGCATATCAGATAATGCCTTTAGCAGGGAGCAGATGCTGACCAAAGAGAAGGACATACTGAACAAGCTCCACTGGAACTTGACAGTTCCAACAATGTACATGTTCATTGTTCGGTATCTGAAAGCTGCAATGGGTGGCAAAGAG CTTGAGAACATGGCGTTCTTCTACACTGAACTTGCATTGGTTCAGTACTCGATGCTTGTTTATTCTCCATCAGTGACTGCAGCAGCTGCTGTCTATGCTGCTCGGTGTACACTTGACATGAATCCACTGTGGAGTGATATCCTGGAGTATCATACTGGCTTAGCTGAGCCACAGTTACT GGACTGCGCGAGGCGCCTGATGAGCCTCCACTCCACAGCACCGGAGAGCAAGCAGAAGGCTGTCTACAGAAAGTACTCCAACCCCAAGCTCGGGGCCGTGTCGCTCCACTCTCCCACCAAAAGGCTACTCGGAGCctga
- the LOC133899754 gene encoding coatomer subunit beta-2-like: MEKPCSLLVHFDKGSAAMANEIKVDLAGGDGAVKADAMRRAISLLLNGETLPQLFITIVRYVLPSEDHTVQKLLLLYLEIIDRRDPAGHALPEMILICQNLRNNLQSPNEYIRGVTLRFLCRLSEPEVLEPLVPSVLANLEHRHHFIRRHAISAISAIYRLPHGDQLIPDAPELVERALASEQDASARRNAFHMLCACAQERAVAYLLSNAERVTEWPDLLQMAVVDLIRKVCRSQNRANKGKYITIIKSLLSATSTAVVYECAGALVSLSSAPTAVRAAANTYCQLLSSQSDNNVKLIILDRLNELRTSHRDVMVGVVMDVLRALASPNLDVKRKVLDLVLDLLTPRNVEEVVLYLKKEVVKTQAVNLEKGGEYRQMLVQAIHACAVEYPEVAGSVVHLLMDFLGDTNVAAAVDVVLFVREIIETNPKLRVSMIQRLIDTFYQIRASRVCSCALWILGEYSLSLSEAESAIAAIKQCLGDLPFYTVSEEGETTDSAKPAQQVVNSVTVSSRRPVVLADGTYATQSAVSEIISTPSVAPGSLSSTLNLRSLILSGDFFLAAVVACTLTKLVLRLEEVQPSKVESNKACTEALLIMTSILQLGQSSYLPHPIDNDSYDRIALCVRLLCNTGDDVRKIWLESCRQSFAKMLAEKQFRETQEMKAKSQISHAQPDDLIDFYHLKSRRGMSQLELEDEIHDDLKAATGGFTKDADDAYKLNRILQLTGFSDPVYAEAFVTVHHYDIVLDVTVINRTKETLQNLCLELATMGDLKLVDRPQNYTLAPESSKQIRANIKVSTTETGVIFGNIVYETSNVMERSVVILNDIHIDIMDYISPATCADVTFRNMWAEFEWENKVAVNTVIQDQKEFLNHIIKSTNMKCLTPPSALDGECGFLAANLYAKSVFGEDALVNISIEKQHDGKLSGYIRIRSKTQGIALSLGDKITLKQKGGS; this comes from the exons ATGGAGAAGCCGTGCTCCCTCCTGGTCCACTTCGACAAGGGCTCCGCCGCGATGGCGAACGAGATCAAGGTGGATCtggcgggcggcgacggcgccgtCAAGGCTGACGCAATGCGCCGCGCCATCTCGCTCCTCCTCAACGGCGAGACGCTCCCGCAGCTCTTCATCACCATCGTCCGCTACGTGCTCCCCTCCGAGGACCACACGGTGCAGAAactgctcctcctctacctcgAGATCATCGACCGCCGGGACCCGGCCGGGCACGCACTCCCGGAGATGATTCTCATCTGCCAGAACCTCCGCAACAATCTCCAGAGCCCCAACGAGTACATCCGCGGCGTCACGCTCCGCTTCCTCTGCCGCCTCTCCGAGCCCGAGGTGCTCGAGCCGCTCGTGCCGTCCGTCCTCGCCAACCTTGAGCACCGCCACCACTTCATCAGGAGGCACGCCATCTCGGCAATCTCCGCGATCTACCGCCTCCCGCATGGGGACCAGCTCATCCCCGACGCGCCGGAGCTCGTCGAGCGCGCGCTCGCGTCCGAGCAGGACGCGTCCGCGCGGAGGAACGCGTTCCACATGCTGTGCGCCTGCGCGCAGGAGCGCGCTGTCGCATACCTGCTCTCCAACGCCGAGCGCGTCACCGAGTGGCCCGACCTGCTGCAGATGGCGGTCGTAGATCTTATCCGCAAGGTCTGCCGCTCCCAGAACCGGGCAAACAAGGGCAAGTACATCACGATCATTAAGTCCCTCCTTTCCGCGACCAGTACGGCGGTTGTATATGAGTGTGCCGGTGCCCTTGTGTCGCTCTCCTCGGCGCCCACAGCTGTCCGTGCTGCCGCAAACACATACTGCCAGCTGCTCTCATCGCAGAGCGACAACAATGTGAAACTCATTATCCTGGATCGCCTGAACGAGCTGCGCACCTCACATCGGGATGTGATGGTGGGGGTGGTTATGGATGTGCTGCGTGCCCTTGCCAGCCCCAACTTGGATGTCAAGAGGAAGGTGCTTGATTTGGTGCTAGATCTGCTCACCCCACGTAATGTCGAAGAGGTGGTGCTTTATCTGAAGAAGGAGGTGGTCAAGACGCAGGCTGTAAACCTCGAGAAGGGTGGCGAGTACCGCCAGATGCTGGTGCAGGCCATCCATGCCTGCGCTGTTGAGTACCCGGAGGTGGCTGGATCTGTGGTGCACCTCCTCATGGACTTCCTGGGTGACACTAATGTTGCTGCAGCAGTTGATGTTGTGTTGTTTGTCCGTGAGATCATTGAGACCAATCCCAAGCTGCGTGTTTCGATGATCCAGAGGCTGATTGATACATTCTATCAGATTCGGGCATCCCGGGTCTGCTCATGCGCTCTCTGGATCCTTGGGGAGTACTCCCTCTCGTTATCAGAGGCTGAGAGCGCCATTGCCGCTATTAAGCAATGCCTTGGGGATCTACCATTCTACACTGTCTCGGAGGAAGGAGAAACAACTGATTCTGCCAAGCCAGCCCAGCAGGTGGTGAACTCTGTCACTGTATCTTCCAGGCGGCCTGTTGTTCTTGCAGATGGCACTTATGCCACACAAAGTGCTGTCTCTGAGATAATTTCGACTCCATCAGTTGCTCCTGGGTCATTATCATCAACCCTGAATCTCAGATCACTCATTCTGTCAGGCGATTTCTTCCTGGCTGCAGTTGTTGCCTGTACCCTGACCAAGCTTGTATTGAGGTTGGAGGAGGTGCAGCCATCGAAGGTTGAATCAAACAAGGCTTGCACCGAGGCATTGCTGATCATGACGTCCATTCTGCAGTTGGGCCAATCCTCATACCTTCCCCACCCGATTGATAATGATTCATATGATAGAATTGCGCTTTGTGTGAGGTTGCTTTGCAATACTGGTGATGATGTGAGGAAGATTTGGTTGGAGTCATGCAGACAGAGCTTTGCCAAAATGCTTGCTGAGAAACAGTTCAGGGAGACACAGGAGATGAAGGCAAAGTCACAGATCTCTCATGCCCAGCCAGACGATCTTATAGATTTCTACCACCTGAAGAGCAGAAGG GGCATGAGCCAGCTTGAGTTGGAAGATGAGATCCATGATGATTTGAAGGCTGCAACTGGTGGATTTACAAAGGATGCAGATGATGCATACAAGCTCAACCGCATTCTTCAATTGACTGGCTTCAGTGATCCCGTGTATGCTGAAGCATTTGTAACAGTTCACCATTATGATATTGTACTTGATGTTACTGTCATTAACCGCACAAAGGAGACGCTTCAGAACTTATGCTTGGAATTGGCTACAATGGGAGacctcaaacttgttgaccgcCCTCAGAACTACACCTTAGCTCCTGAGTCAAGCAAACAGATCCGCGCTAACATCAAGGTTTCAACAACAGAGACTGGAGTCATATTTGGGAACATAGTTTATGAGACTTCAAATGTGATGGAACGATCAGTAGTCATCCTAAATGATATTCACATTGACATCATGGATTACATTTCACCTGCTACATGTGCTGATGTTACTTTCCGGAACATGTGGGCAGAATTTGAGTGGGAAAACAAG GTGGCCGTGAATACTGTTATTCAGGATCAGAAGGAGTTTTTGAATCATATTATCAAGTCAACAAACATGAAATGTCTAACGCCACC GTCTGCACTTGATGGAGAATGCGGTTTCCTCGCTGCTAATCTTTACGCAAAGAGTGTGTTTGGCGAAGATGCTTTGGTGAACATCAGCATTGAGAAGCAACATGATGGCAAGCTCAGCGGTTATATCAGAATCAGGAGCAAGACCCAAGGCATTGCGCTCAGCTTAGGGGACAAGATCACCCTCAAGCAGAAGGGAGGCAGTTGA